AAAGTCGAGCGCATGCTGCGCCTTCGTTAATTTTTGGATCAAGAATAGAGGAAGTAACTCATGGCTCGTGTAAAGCGTGGCGTCATTGCCCGTAAACGTCACAAAAAAATTCTGAAACTTGCTAAAGGCTACTACGGCGCTCGCTCGCGCGTATTCCGTGTTGCCAAGCAAGCGGTAATCAAGGCAGGCCAATACGCCTACCGTGACCGTCGTCAGAAAAAACGTCAGTTCCGCGCTCTGTGGATCGCTCGTATCAACGCTGGTGCTCGTACCAACGGTCTGTCTTACAGCCGTTTGATCGCTGGCCTGAAAAAGGCGTCCATCGAGATCGACCGTAAGGTTCTGGCTGATCTGGCAGTGAACGAAAAAGCGGCGTTTGCTGCGATTGTCGAGAAAGCTAAAGCCACCTTGGCTTAAGTACCCCCGACAGTCATCCGGGCTCACCTATCGTGGGCTCTGGTGTTAAACGTCATAAATAGGGGAAGAGCCTTCAAGCTCTTCCCCTATTTTGTATCTGGAGTCTGTACATGGAAAACCTGGATGCGCTGGTTTCTCAAGCACTTGAGGCCGTGCAACACGCTGAAGACATCAATGCCCTGGAGCAGATCCGGGTTCACTTCCTTGGCAAGAAGGGCGAGCTGACTCAGGTGATGAAGACCCTGGGCAATCTCCCTGCCGAAGAGCGCCCGCAAGTCGGTGCGCTGATCAACGTGGCCAAGGAGCGTGTGACAGAGGTTCTCAATGCGCGCAAAGCCGCTTTCGAGGAGGCGGAACTCAGCGCCAAGCTCGCCGCCGAATGCATTGACGTAACCCTGCCGGGCCGTGGCCAGACCTCCGGTGGTCTGCACCCGATTACACGGACCCTGGAACGTATCGAACAGTTCTTCACCCATATCGGCTATGGCATTGCCGAAGGCCCTGAGGTCGAAGACGACTATCACAACTTTGAGGCGCTCAACATCCCAGGCCATCACCCGGCCCGGTCGATGCATGACACCTTCTATTTCAATGCGAACATGTTGTTGCGCACCCACACCTCGCCGGTACAGGTCCGCACCATGGAATCGCAGCAGCCGCCGATTCGCATCGTCTGCCCGGGCCGTGTGTATCGTAGCGACTCCGATATCACCCACTCACCAATGTTCCACCAGGTCGAAGGCCTGCTGGTCGACCGCGATATCAACTTCGCCGACCTGAAAGGCACCATTGAAGAGTTCTTGCGGGTGTTCTTTGAAAAAGAACTGGCCGTACGTTTCCGTCCTTCCTACTTCCCGTTCACCGAGCCTTCCGCTGAAGTTGATATGGAATGCGTGATGTGCAGCGGTAAAGGCTGCCGTGTCTGCAAGCAGACTGGCTGGCTGGAGGTGATGGGTTGCGGCATGGTTCACCCGAACGTGCTGCGTATGTCCGGGATCGACCCGGAAGAGTTCCAGGGCTTTGCCTTCGGCATGGGCGCCGAGCGTCTGGCCATGCTGCGTTACGGTGTCAATGACTTGCGCCTGTTCTTCGACAACGACTTGCGGTTCCTTGCGCAATTTCGCTAGTCGCGCGTCCGTAACGAATCTATTAGGAGAGCAGGATGAAATTCAGTGAACAATGGTTGCGTGGCTGGGTTAGCCCGCAAGTAAGTCGCGACGAGTTGGTTGCTCGTCTGTCGATGGCCGGTCTTGAGGTTGATAGCGTAACGCCAGCCGCCGGAGATTTCAGTGGGGTAGTGGTGGGTGAGGTGTTGAGCACCGAGCAGCACCCGGATGCCGACAAGCTGCGTGTGTGCCAGGTCAGCAATGGCGCGGAAACCTTCCAGGTGGTCTGCGGCGCACCCAACGTGCGTCCAGGGCTGAAGATCCCATTTGCGATGATTGGCGCCGAGCTGCCGGGCGACTTCAAGATCAAGAAAGCCAAGCTGCGTGGCGTTGAGTCCAACGGCATGTTGTGTTCGCAGGCAGAACTGCAGATCGGCGAAGGCAATGACGGTCTGATGGAGTTGCCGGCTGATGCACCGGTGGGGGAAGACATTCGTGCCTACCTGAATCTTGACGATGCCAGTATCGAGGTTGATCTGACGCCA
This genomic stretch from Pseudomonas sp. Os17 harbors:
- the rplT gene encoding 50S ribosomal protein L20 — translated: MARVKRGVIARKRHKKILKLAKGYYGARSRVFRVAKQAVIKAGQYAYRDRRQKKRQFRALWIARINAGARTNGLSYSRLIAGLKKASIEIDRKVLADLAVNEKAAFAAIVEKAKATLA
- the pheS gene encoding phenylalanine--tRNA ligase subunit alpha, with the protein product MENLDALVSQALEAVQHAEDINALEQIRVHFLGKKGELTQVMKTLGNLPAEERPQVGALINVAKERVTEVLNARKAAFEEAELSAKLAAECIDVTLPGRGQTSGGLHPITRTLERIEQFFTHIGYGIAEGPEVEDDYHNFEALNIPGHHPARSMHDTFYFNANMLLRTHTSPVQVRTMESQQPPIRIVCPGRVYRSDSDITHSPMFHQVEGLLVDRDINFADLKGTIEEFLRVFFEKELAVRFRPSYFPFTEPSAEVDMECVMCSGKGCRVCKQTGWLEVMGCGMVHPNVLRMSGIDPEEFQGFAFGMGAERLAMLRYGVNDLRLFFDNDLRFLAQFR